DNA sequence from the Streptomyces sp. HUAS 15-9 genome:
GGCGGCACAGGGCGCACGCCTGTCGGCCCGGTGGGCCGACCTGCTGTGCCCGGCCAGGTGGGAGCCCGTGGGCCGGTGTCACCAGTGGGCAGGGCGCCCATGGGAGGCGGTCCTGCAGGCAAGGCTCCCGCGAGCCGCAACATCGTTGGCGGAATACCGAGAACCGGAGGTCTACCGGCCGACCGCATGCGTGGGACGGGCCCGACCGGGGCAGAGCGCACCAGCGGGGTGATCGGTGGGAAGCCCACCACGGGACCCTCACGAGGCGTGACCGGCAGCCAGGTGCCACGCGGCACGGTCATCGGTGGTGAGAACGCCTCCCGCATCCCGCGGGCCGTCGAGAGGCCGGGTCAGCGAGGAGTGATCAGGGCCCCTGAGCAGCGAACGGGGGGAAGCCAGGCGTCGCGCACGCCCGTGAGTTCCGCAGAAGGCGTCGTTGGCACGCCGAACGACAGGACGCAAGGTTCCGGGAACGGTGGGTCGGCGTCCGGCACCGGTGCCCCTGGGCGGGCACCCGTCGGCAACCGCGGCTCCGCAGCAGACCGGGGCAGGAAGACACCGGGTCGCAAGAAACCCGAGGCACGGCGCGACATACAGCCGGGCACCGAGTAACCAGACGAAGCGAGGACGTACGAGAGGCATGTTGTCAGCGAGCAGGAGACGAGTGACCGCCGTGTGCGCAGCACTCGGTGCACTGATGGCCCTGCCGGTGGGCCTCGCCCCCGGCGCGGCTGCCGACGACGTCCAGTTGCAGCAGTGGTACCTGTCGGCCATGAAGGCCGACCAGATGTGGGAGACGAGCACCGGCAAGGGAGTCAAGGTTGCCGTCATTGACACAGGCGTCAATTCGGCGACTCCTGCCCTGAAGGGCCAGGTGCTGGCCGATGAGGTACCGAAGCCCGTCGCTTACGGTGCGACCAAGGACTACACGGGCCACGGAACGTCGATAGCCGAATTGATAGCTGGCACGGGTGCTGGTGGCAGTATCAGAGGCATTGCTCCAGGTGCGAAGGTCGTGCCATACCGGATCGCCCTGCGAGGGCTGAAGGGCAAGTCGGAGATGGCGAAGGCTCCCAGCATCGCAGCGGTGATCAAGGCTGTCGCCGACAGCGACGCGAAGATCATCAATATGTCGTTCGGAGACGACGTCAGCTATGACCAGGAGGCGGAGGCAGTCAAGTATGCCGCGTCCAAGGGCAAGTTGATGTTCGCCGGTTCCGGCAACGATGCTGAGACCACCAACGCCAATCTGTATCCGGCCTCGTATCCGTACGTCGTGGGGGTATCCGCCGCCGACAAGACAGGCACCGTGGGCAAGTTCTCGACCCACGGCCGCTACGTCGACCTCGCGGCCCCCGGCGTCGACGTACCCCTGTGGTGCGATGCGACCTTCCACTCCTACTGCTCTCACGGAAAGGGCACCAGCGCCGCCACCGCCGTGGCCTCCGCCTCCGCCGCCCTCATCTGGTCCGCCCACCCCAAATGGACAGCCGACCAGGTGCTGCGCGCCCTGATCGACACCGCCGGCCGTGACTGGCCCAAGGACACGCCCAGCAACTACCTCGGTTACGGCCTCATCCGTCCCCGGAAGGTGCTGGAGAAGACCGACTACAACCCGGGCCCGGCGCACGCCGACCCGCTCGCCAAGGAGAACTCCGTGGGCGACGCGGGGGCCGCACCCTCCGCCTCCGCGTCCTTTTCGGCACCGCCTGCCAAGTCCGCTTCCGGCGGCGGGACTTCTGCGGCCGACGGAACCTCCAAGTCGTCCGACGACACTCTGCCATGGGTGGCCGTCGGCACGGTGGCCGCGCTCGTGGTGATCGGTGGGGCGGCGTTCGCCGTCATCCGGTCACGGCGACGTGCCTGACAGCGCACCCGAGAAGCCATCACCACCCGGTGATGCAGCGCACGGAAGACGAAGCACAAGCTCTCACGAAGGGGAGTGCCGCAATGGCCGACGGCCGCAAGTTTGATGACGTACACGCACAAAAGCTGCAGACGAACGTCATCGACCGCTACGAGTCCATCAAGAACCAGCTCCGCCAGCTCCAGGGCACGATCGACATGATCGAGGCCAACTGGACTGGGCACGGCGCCAACGCGTTCAAGACGAAGCAGCACGAGATCAACACGCACATGGCCGGCATCGGGCGCATGCTCGAGGACTTCCTCGAGGGCGTCCACCTCACGAAGTCGGACAAGAACAAGCTCGAGGACGAGCTGCACTCGACGATCACCAAGATCGAGGTCGACGCCGGTGCGACGACTTCGGCGCTGAACTACTACTGACGGATCCCGGGGAGAAGAGGACAACATGACCGGCACACCGCACCTTCAGGATCTTTCCGTCAAGTACGGCGTCCTGGACGCCCTCGCCACCGAACTCGGTGACGCGGCCAAGAAGCTCGAAGCCGACCTCGGCCACCTGAAGAAGGGCGTCCTCGACGTCGCCGAGGGCTGGGACGGCGAGGCGTACCGCGCCTTCCAGGCCAAGTCCAAGAAGTGGGACGAACACGCCAACGCCATCCACCAGGCGCTGCTCTCCATCACCCACCGGGTCCACGAGGCCGGCGGCGACTACCGCGGCGGCGACCTGAAGGGCGCCAGCTACTTCGAGTGAGCCGATGAGGCAATGCAGCGGGGGTGGGCACGCGCGGGGAGGTGCCCACCCCCTGAGCTGCTTGCCGCGCCAGACGGCCGCCATCTGAACGCAAACGGGGCGGGCAACCTGCTTACTGGCGAGCGGCATAGGACTTCGCCCCGGCGATGGCCGCGGCCGGATCCGGCCCGGCCCGGTCAGGCCTGGCAGGGACAGGTCGAGTCGCAGGCGGAGCGATCACAGTTTGAACAGGACCCCGCGCCATGTCCACCCCGCGCCGAGGACCGCTTCCTGCAGGGGTGTCTTCAGCTCCGCGGAATCGAAGAGGAACTCCTCCGTCTTCTGGAGGCGGCCGTCGGCCCCCCGCTCGACCGTCCAGCGCCGGGAAACGGTCTTCACCTGCCCGCGGGACTGCTCTGCCGGCACCGCCAACCTGGGCGTACTTCCGATCCAGGTGACTTCCCACTCGCGGTCGAGAGCGCGGACTTCGCGGCTCTCCGGGACCAGGCGCATCCTGATCTGAACGGTCCGGCTCACCTGGGTCCGGGCGAAGAAGGTGTGCCAGGCTGGATCCCGGATACGCCATTCCGCGACCAGATCGGCCCCCTCAACGGCACCATCGCGCACAACATGAGGCGTGTCCGGCCCGCTGACTTCGAGCAACGCCGCCCGGATCTCCTCGACGGATCGCGGCGCGACGCCGCCTTTCGGGCGCTTGGTACCGGTGAATATGTCGAACAAACCCATCAAGCTACCACCTATGAAGGTCTAGTCACTCAACGTGAGATCTCTGGGTGCGGTGTAGGACGCCAGCCTCGTACTTCGCAGGTCAGCCCTCAGGAACGCCGCAACTCAAGATTGTCGGCTGGTCTCGGCCGCATCAGCTCGGCCGTGACTGATCGCGCGGCACCGGCTACCCGAGGGCGACCGGCCGTGACCGGTTGATCTTCATGATCGGGTGACCTGTGAAGTGCCAGGCTAGGACACCGCTCCGGCGTCCGGGCGGACCGTCCGAACGAATTCCTGGAAATCCGGCAGAACGGTGTCGTGCTGTGCCGCGGTGGCGGTCAGGTACGTCCGGATCACCGCACGCTTGCGCGGGTCATCGGTGTCCAGCATGGCCAAGTACACCTGGGACTGAACGAGATCACGGTGCACACCGCCGATGACGGCCGAGAACGTCAGCCTCTGTGTCAGGGCGGGCGCGGCCTCGGAGCCGACCTCGTGTCGGTTCACCACCACCACCGACTCGGCGACTTCGTGCAAGCGCTGCACCGACTCATCCGCAAGTTCGAGCAACCCCACCGCGTCAGGCGGGAACTCGCCATCGATGGTGATGTTCGCGGTGAAACCGGCGTCAGGCTCCGGATGAAGCGCGACAAAGGCAGCCTCGGAGGCGCCGACCTCGT
Encoded proteins:
- a CDS encoding S8 family serine peptidase translates to MLSASRRRVTAVCAALGALMALPVGLAPGAAADDVQLQQWYLSAMKADQMWETSTGKGVKVAVIDTGVNSATPALKGQVLADEVPKPVAYGATKDYTGHGTSIAELIAGTGAGGSIRGIAPGAKVVPYRIALRGLKGKSEMAKAPSIAAVIKAVADSDAKIINMSFGDDVSYDQEAEAVKYAASKGKLMFAGSGNDAETTNANLYPASYPYVVGVSAADKTGTVGKFSTHGRYVDLAAPGVDVPLWCDATFHSYCSHGKGTSAATAVASASAALIWSAHPKWTADQVLRALIDTAGRDWPKDTPSNYLGYGLIRPRKVLEKTDYNPGPAHADPLAKENSVGDAGAAPSASASFSAPPAKSASGGGTSAADGTSKSSDDTLPWVAVGTVAALVVIGGAAFAVIRSRRRA
- a CDS encoding WXG100 family type VII secretion target — translated: MADGRKFDDVHAQKLQTNVIDRYESIKNQLRQLQGTIDMIEANWTGHGANAFKTKQHEINTHMAGIGRMLEDFLEGVHLTKSDKNKLEDELHSTITKIEVDAGATTSALNYY
- a CDS encoding WXG100 family type VII secretion target — encoded protein: MTGTPHLQDLSVKYGVLDALATELGDAAKKLEADLGHLKKGVLDVAEGWDGEAYRAFQAKSKKWDEHANAIHQALLSITHRVHEAGGDYRGGDLKGASYFE